A DNA window from Mycobacterium sp. IDR2000157661 contains the following coding sequences:
- a CDS encoding L,D-transpeptidase, whose product MSTPGPLPSFNRRRALTALAVGVVAPGALAACMTDSNDPSAAQEAVPAPSLRFEPANAATDIPPTAPVAVEVSDGWFQRVRLTNPEGKVVAGALNRDRTAFQTSEPLGYGVEYTWDGSVVGHDGKAVPVAGSFTTIQPTKQVNGRFQLADGQVVGVAAPIIIQFDASISDKASVEKALTVTTEPAVEGSWAWLPDEVGGSRVHFRTRDYYPANTKVHVDARLYGVPFGDGAYGAQDVTLSFETGRRQVVKADAPSHRLRVLDASDAVIMDFPCSYGEGDLDRNVTRSGIHVVTEKYEDFYMSNPAAGYYNLRERWSVRISNNGEFIHANPASLGAQGSSNVTNGCINLSLADAERYFHAAMYGDPVEVTGTRIQLSYADGDIWDWAVPWEEWKAMSALSDQEAPRLPSTAPATPSGAPQPVNGPGR is encoded by the coding sequence GTGAGCACCCCTGGACCCCTGCCGTCGTTCAATCGGCGGCGCGCGCTTACGGCCCTGGCAGTCGGGGTCGTGGCTCCGGGTGCGCTGGCCGCGTGCATGACCGATTCGAACGACCCGTCGGCGGCGCAGGAGGCGGTGCCCGCGCCGTCGCTGCGCTTCGAGCCGGCGAACGCCGCCACCGACATCCCACCGACCGCGCCGGTCGCCGTCGAGGTCAGCGACGGCTGGTTCCAGCGCGTCCGGCTGACCAACCCCGAAGGCAAGGTCGTCGCAGGCGCACTGAACCGTGACCGCACCGCCTTCCAGACCAGCGAGCCGCTCGGCTACGGCGTCGAATACACCTGGGACGGTTCGGTAGTCGGCCACGACGGCAAGGCCGTGCCCGTCGCGGGCAGCTTCACCACCATCCAGCCCACCAAGCAGGTGAACGGCCGGTTCCAGCTGGCCGACGGGCAGGTCGTCGGTGTCGCGGCGCCGATCATCATCCAGTTCGACGCATCGATCAGCGACAAGGCGTCGGTCGAGAAGGCGTTGACGGTGACCACCGAACCGGCCGTCGAGGGCAGCTGGGCGTGGCTGCCCGACGAGGTCGGCGGGTCCCGCGTGCACTTTCGCACCCGCGACTACTACCCGGCGAACACCAAGGTGCACGTCGACGCCAGGCTCTACGGTGTTCCGTTCGGCGACGGCGCCTACGGCGCGCAGGACGTGACGCTGAGCTTCGAGACCGGCCGTCGCCAGGTGGTCAAGGCCGACGCACCGTCACACCGCCTGCGGGTGCTGGACGCGTCGGACGCGGTGATCATGGACTTCCCCTGCAGCTATGGCGAGGGTGACCTCGACCGCAACGTCACCCGCAGCGGAATCCACGTGGTCACCGAGAAGTACGAGGACTTCTATATGTCCAATCCGGCCGCGGGCTACTACAACCTGCGCGAGCGGTGGTCGGTGCGGATCTCCAACAACGGCGAGTTCATTCACGCCAACCCCGCCAGCCTCGGTGCGCAGGGCAGCAGCAACGTCACCAACGGCTGCATCAACCTCTCCCTCGCCGATGCCGAGCGGTACTTCCATGCCGCGATGTACGGCGACCCCGTCGAGGTCACGGGCACCCGGATCCAGCTGTCCTACGCCGACGGCGACATCTGGGACTGGGCAGTGCCGTGGGAGGAGTGGAAGGCGATGTCGGCGCTCAGCGATCAGGAGGCCCCGCGGCTGCCGAGCACGGCGCCTGCGACGCCGTCGGGTGCACCGCAGCCGGTCAACGGCCCCGGCCGCTAG
- a CDS encoding SDR family oxidoreductase yields the protein MTVTGRDGRVAVVTGASAGIGEATARTLAGQGFHVVCVARRAEPVNALAEEIGGTAIVADVTSEEAVTALADSIDRVDLLVNNAGGARGLEPIAEADIDNWRWMWEANVLGTLRVTRALLPKLIDSGDGLIVTVTSIAAVEIYDNGGGYTSAKHAQGVLHRTLRSELFGKPVRLTEVAPGMVKTDFSLNRFDGDQERAAKVYEGVTPLVAQDIAEVIGFVASRPSHVDLDLIVVRPRDQVTGASGSRFNRHN from the coding sequence ATGACCGTTACGGGACGCGACGGACGGGTCGCGGTGGTGACCGGTGCGAGCGCCGGCATCGGTGAGGCGACCGCCAGAACGCTTGCCGGGCAGGGGTTCCACGTCGTCTGTGTGGCGCGCCGAGCCGAGCCGGTCAACGCGCTCGCCGAGGAGATCGGGGGCACCGCGATCGTGGCCGACGTCACCTCCGAGGAGGCGGTCACGGCGCTGGCCGACAGCATCGACCGGGTGGACCTGCTGGTCAACAACGCCGGCGGTGCCCGCGGTCTGGAACCGATCGCCGAGGCCGACATCGACAACTGGCGGTGGATGTGGGAGGCCAACGTGCTCGGCACGCTGCGGGTGACACGCGCGCTGCTGCCGAAGCTGATCGACTCCGGCGACGGGCTGATCGTCACCGTCACCTCCATCGCAGCGGTGGAGATCTATGACAACGGCGGGGGCTACACCTCGGCCAAACACGCGCAGGGCGTGCTGCACCGCACCCTGCGCAGCGAGCTGTTCGGAAAACCCGTGCGCCTCACCGAGGTTGCGCCCGGGATGGTCAAAACGGACTTCTCGCTCAATCGGTTCGACGGCGACCAGGAGCGAGCCGCCAAGGTGTACGAGGGCGTCACGCCGCTGGTGGCGCAGGACATCGCCGAGGTGATCGGTTTCGTCGCGAGCCGGCCCTCGCACGTCGACCTGGATCTGATCGTGGTCCGACCGCGCGATCAGGTCACCGGCGCGAGCGGGTCACGCTTCAACCGCCACAACTAG
- a CDS encoding YbjN domain-containing protein: protein MVCTRHDGAHGGLPGIIVELPGERRLVTNTIMSIGEHSVRMEAFVCRRPDENLEGVYRFLLKRNRRLYGVSYTLDNVGDIYLVGRMSLSSVTPDEVDRVLGQILEAVDTDFNTLLELGFRSSIQKEWEWRVSRGESLKNLEAFAHLIDNEDEADGKRNGSGSG, encoded by the coding sequence CTGGTCTGCACGCGCCACGACGGGGCGCACGGCGGGCTGCCCGGCATCATCGTCGAACTGCCGGGCGAGCGGCGCCTGGTGACCAACACGATCATGTCCATCGGCGAGCACTCGGTGCGCATGGAGGCCTTCGTCTGCCGCCGGCCGGACGAGAACCTCGAGGGTGTGTACCGGTTCCTGCTCAAGCGCAACCGCAGGCTCTACGGCGTCTCATACACCCTGGACAACGTCGGCGACATCTACCTCGTCGGCCGGATGTCGCTGAGCTCGGTCACCCCCGACGAGGTCGACCGCGTGCTCGGGCAGATCCTCGAGGCCGTCGACACCGATTTCAACACGTTGCTGGAACTGGGTTTCCGCTCGTCGATCCAGAAGGAGTGGGAGTGGCGGGTGTCGCGTGGTGAATCGCTGAAGAACCTGGAGGCGTTCGCCCACCTGATCGACAACGAGGACGAGGCGGACGGCAAGAGGAACGGGTCCGGCTCGGGATAG
- the mshA gene encoding D-inositol-3-phosphate glycosyltransferase, protein MRPATESSLPVPRRVAVLSVHTSPLAQPGTGDAGGMNVYVLQTALQMARRGVEVEIFTRATSSSDPASVRVAPGVLVRNVVAGPFEGLDKYDLPTQLCAFTAGVLRAEATHEPGYYDIVHSHYWLSGQVGWLARDRWAVPLVHTAHTLAAVKNASLAEGDAPEPPLREVGEQQVVDEADRLIVNTEHEAQQMVSVHHADPARIDVVHPGVDLDTFTPGDRRAARAALGLHADEQLVAFVGRIQPLKAPDVALRAVAKLPGVRVLVAGGASGSGLQAPDGLIRLAVELGISDRVTFLPPQSRAQLVNVYRAADLVAVPSYSESFGLVALEAQACGTPVVAAAVGGLPVAVRDGVTGTLVDGHDEGDWAHAIDDLLGRGADAMAAAAVTHAAGFSWTHTVDALLAGYGRAIADYRSRHQPREPRRTGRRFTRRRGVRA, encoded by the coding sequence GTGCGCCCAGCAACGGAATCGTCCCTTCCGGTCCCGAGACGCGTGGCGGTGCTGTCGGTGCACACGTCGCCGCTGGCCCAGCCGGGCACCGGCGACGCGGGCGGGATGAACGTCTACGTCCTTCAGACCGCGCTGCAGATGGCCCGCCGCGGCGTGGAGGTGGAGATCTTCACGCGCGCGACCTCGTCGTCCGACCCGGCGAGCGTGCGGGTAGCGCCCGGCGTGCTGGTGCGCAACGTGGTGGCAGGCCCGTTCGAGGGACTCGACAAGTACGACCTGCCCACCCAGTTGTGCGCGTTCACCGCCGGCGTGCTGCGCGCCGAGGCCACTCACGAACCCGGCTACTACGACATCGTGCACTCGCACTACTGGCTGTCCGGTCAGGTCGGCTGGCTGGCCCGCGATCGCTGGGCCGTGCCGCTGGTGCACACCGCCCACACGCTGGCCGCGGTCAAGAACGCCTCGCTGGCCGAGGGGGACGCACCCGAACCGCCGCTGCGCGAGGTGGGGGAGCAGCAGGTGGTCGACGAGGCCGACCGGTTGATTGTCAACACCGAACACGAAGCGCAACAGATGGTTTCGGTGCACCACGCAGATCCGGCCCGTATCGACGTCGTGCATCCGGGTGTCGACCTGGACACGTTCACGCCCGGTGACCGGCGTGCCGCCCGCGCGGCGCTGGGGCTCCACGCCGATGAGCAGCTCGTGGCGTTCGTCGGGCGCATCCAGCCGCTGAAAGCGCCCGATGTCGCGCTGCGCGCCGTCGCCAAACTGCCCGGTGTGCGGGTGCTGGTTGCCGGTGGTGCGTCGGGCTCAGGGCTCCAGGCGCCGGACGGGTTGATTCGCCTGGCCGTTGAACTGGGTATCTCGGACCGGGTGACGTTCCTGCCGCCGCAGTCTCGCGCACAGCTGGTGAACGTGTACCGGGCCGCCGACCTGGTGGCGGTGCCCAGTTACTCGGAGTCGTTCGGTCTGGTCGCTCTCGAGGCGCAGGCGTGTGGGACACCCGTGGTCGCGGCGGCGGTCGGCGGCCTGCCGGTCGCGGTGCGCGACGGCGTCACCGGCACTCTGGTGGACGGCCATGACGAGGGGGACTGGGCGCACGCGATCGATGACCTGCTGGGCCGCGGCGCCGACGCCATGGCCGCCGCTGCCGTCACGCACGCAGCCGGGTTCTCGTGGACGCACACGGTCGACGCGCTGCTGGCCGGCTACGGGCGCGCCATCGCCGACTACCGCTCGCGCCACCAGCCGCGGGAGCCGCGTCGCACCGGTCGCCGATTCACCAGGCGACGGGGGGTGCGCGCGTGA
- a CDS encoding sensor histidine kinase, translating to MSVVSALLLAALVALLALAVGVALGAGLTSRLAQRRRRTATQTDLTVSQMFQHIVSRSPMGIVVVDLFRDVVYSNDRASDLGLIRDRLLDDRAWKAVERTLATGEPSEVDLSPAKSAHPGRSGSPTSGRYPRSVRGHVRLLTTRDRRFAVVYVDDQSEHARMEATRRDFVANVSHELKTPVGAMGVLAEALLASADDPDTVRRFAEKMVAESVRLADMVGELIELSRLQGAERLPDLEAVDVDTVVSEALSRYKVAADNADIAITTDAPSGYRVLGDQALLVTAIANLVSNAIAYSPHGSSVSVSRRRRGPNIEIAVTDRGIGIAREDQERVFERFFRVDKARSRATGGTGLGLAIVKHVAANHNGSIRLWSQPGTGSTFTLSIPAYPQPDNDLDGYFEREDTQDR from the coding sequence GTGAGTGTGGTATCGGCTCTGCTGCTCGCAGCGCTAGTCGCACTGCTCGCTCTGGCGGTCGGTGTGGCACTCGGGGCGGGGCTGACGTCCCGCCTGGCGCAGCGCAGACGCCGGACCGCTACGCAGACCGACCTCACCGTGTCTCAGATGTTCCAGCACATCGTTTCGCGATCGCCCATGGGGATCGTGGTGGTCGACCTGTTCCGTGACGTCGTCTACTCGAACGATCGGGCCAGCGACCTGGGTCTCATCCGCGACCGACTGCTCGACGACCGGGCCTGGAAGGCCGTCGAGCGAACCCTGGCCACGGGTGAACCCAGCGAGGTCGACCTCTCGCCGGCCAAGAGTGCCCACCCCGGCCGGTCCGGGTCTCCGACCAGCGGGCGGTATCCGCGGTCGGTTCGCGGCCACGTGCGGCTGCTCACGACCCGGGACCGCCGCTTCGCGGTGGTCTACGTCGACGACCAGTCCGAGCACGCCCGCATGGAGGCGACGCGCCGGGATTTCGTCGCCAACGTCAGTCACGAGCTCAAGACCCCGGTCGGCGCGATGGGTGTGCTGGCCGAGGCACTGCTGGCCTCCGCCGACGACCCCGACACGGTGCGCCGCTTCGCCGAGAAGATGGTCGCCGAATCGGTTCGGCTGGCCGACATGGTGGGCGAGCTGATCGAACTGTCGCGGCTGCAGGGCGCCGAGCGGCTGCCCGACCTCGAGGCCGTGGACGTCGACACCGTGGTGTCCGAGGCGCTGTCGCGCTACAAGGTGGCCGCCGACAACGCCGACATCGCGATCACCACCGACGCCCCGTCGGGCTACCGCGTGCTCGGCGACCAGGCCCTGCTGGTCACCGCCATCGCGAACCTGGTCTCCAACGCGATCGCCTACTCGCCGCACGGCTCGTCGGTGTCGGTCAGCCGCAGGCGACGCGGCCCCAACATCGAGATCGCGGTCACCGACCGCGGCATCGGCATCGCCCGCGAGGACCAGGAGCGGGTGTTCGAGCGGTTCTTCCGCGTCGACAAGGCGCGTTCCCGGGCCACCGGTGGCACCGGGTTGGGGTTGGCCATCGTCAAGCACGTGGCGGCCAACCACAACGGATCCATCCGGCTGTGGAGTCAGCCGGGAACGGGATCGACGTTCACCCTGTCGATCCCGGCCTATCCCCAGCCAGACAATGACCTGGATGGGTACTTCGAACGAGAGGACACCCAAGACCGATGA
- a CDS encoding phosphoglyceromutase has product MSDSRGECTLILLRHGQSDWNEKNLFTGWVDVDLTEKGRDEAARAGELIKELERQPDVLYTSLLRRAITTANIALDRADRHWIPVHRHWRLNERHYGALQGLDKAKTKDKYGEEQFMAWRRSYDTPPPPIDPGSRYSQDGDPRYADIPGGPPVTECLKDVVERFVPYYTETIEPDLRAGKTVLIAAHGNSLRALVKYLDGMSDEDVVGLNIPTGIPLRYDLDSELKPTVAGGTYLDPEAAAAGAAAVAAQGAK; this is encoded by the coding sequence ATGTCTGATTCCCGGGGAGAGTGCACGCTGATCCTGCTCCGCCACGGCCAGAGCGACTGGAACGAGAAGAACCTGTTTACCGGATGGGTCGACGTCGATCTCACCGAGAAGGGCCGCGACGAGGCGGCGCGCGCCGGGGAACTGATCAAGGAGCTGGAACGCCAGCCCGATGTGCTCTACACGTCGTTGCTGCGCCGCGCGATCACCACCGCCAACATCGCCCTGGACAGGGCCGACAGGCACTGGATACCCGTACACCGGCACTGGCGCCTCAACGAGCGGCACTACGGCGCGCTACAGGGCCTGGACAAGGCCAAGACCAAGGACAAGTACGGCGAGGAACAGTTCATGGCGTGGCGGCGCAGCTACGACACCCCGCCGCCGCCCATCGATCCGGGCAGCCGATACAGCCAGGACGGTGACCCCCGGTACGCCGACATCCCCGGCGGTCCGCCGGTCACCGAGTGCCTCAAGGACGTCGTCGAGCGGTTCGTGCCGTACTACACCGAGACCATCGAGCCGGATCTGCGGGCGGGCAAGACCGTGCTCATCGCGGCGCACGGCAACTCGCTGCGCGCGCTGGTCAAGTACCTCGACGGGATGTCCGACGAGGACGTCGTCGGCCTCAACATCCCCACCGGCATCCCATTGCGCTACGACCTCGACTCCGAGCTCAAGCCGACGGTCGCGGGCGGTACCTATCTGGACCCGGAGGCCGCGGCCGCCGGCGCCGCCGCGGTGGCCGCCCAAGGGGCGAAGTAG